In Nostoc piscinale CENA21, the genomic stretch GTCGTTGACCCTAAAAACTTTAATCCTGAAAATTTAGTGCCAACAAAACTTCATAAAGACACTAATGGCAGTTATTTTATACTTCCGGCACATTCTTATGGCCTTGGTGTTGCTCTTGAAAGATTGGAAATACCAGATAATATTACAGTAATTTGTATAGGTAAAAGTACTTACGCAAGATGTGGTATAATTGCAAACGTAACGCCTGCTGAAGCGGCTTGGCGCGGTTACTTAACACTAGAATTATCTAACGCTTCCAGTGCTGACTGTCGAATTTATGCCAATGAAGGAATAGTACAGTTAATGTTTTTGGAAGGTGAACCCTGTAGTGTGAGTTACCAAGCACGTCGAGGTAAATACCAAGATCAGCCAGACGTGGTAACTCTTGCCAAGGTTTAAAATTATAAAGGCAAAAAGTTAAGTTATCTGATTGAATATTCAATTGCTAAAGTCAAGGTTATTCAAAAGATGTCGATACTTACAGATACAGATTTGAAAAAGATATTATGTTATGACGAAGCACAATGGAATGATACTAAAACACTCTTAATTCAAGATGGATCAGATGATTGCATAACACCTATGGGCTATGATTTAAGAGTAGGAGGCTTTTATAAAACATTTATTGCTAAACCTAACTTAGACGTTTTATCAGAAGGTAAATCAATAGCAATTAAACCTGGAGATATAGCTTTAATAGGTACTTACGAAAAACTAAGAATGCCCAAAGATGGTTCAATCTCTGCCTTAATATTGTCAAGGGTATCCCAAGTTTCCAGGGGGTTATCTAATATATCTACTAAGGTTGATCCAGGTTGGGCAGAAGGAGAATTATTGATACCAATACAAATAATTTTTTCGCGTGATGTCATTAAACTTAACTATACAAGATTTTGTACCATTGTATTTTTTTAAAAATGAATCACCAGCATCTTTGTATAATTCAAGCTCAAGTCGTTCCAAATTCTTTAGACTATTATCTCAGACTAGCCGTGAATCTTTCTTTAAAGACCTTCAACTAGTATTATTATCGACAGCTATTATAGGAATAGCTGGTGTTATTGGTTATTACAAGTTTGGTAATTCTACAGGATTTGGAGTAACTGTAACAATAGGTATAGCGGTAGAAAGATTTGTATCAGTAATAGCGTCAAGAATGATAGGAAGACGTTAATGACCTACTAGTAATTTCGCAGCTTTTTCGTAGAAATTAAAGTCTCGTTATCATAGAGGCGATCGCACATTACACTCAATCGGACTTGTAAGGTGTCTGGTAATGACCATCTCCTTAGAACAATTTAACCAATCTTCTCTGGTGTTTCAGCAGTATGATGCAACTTGGCAGGACTATGAGGCAGTACGAGATAACCCGGATATTGATTGGCGTAAAATTGCATTTCATCAGGGATGGTTATGGGTTGATATGGGAACAGAAGGACTAGGACATTCTTCTTTTAGCGATTTGATGACGGCAGTTTTCTTTGTTTGGGCGTTCCTACACCCAGAGATGGTATTGCAATCCTACGGACGCTGTTTAATTGAAAAGCCCGAAACCCACGCCTGTGCGCCAGATTTAGTATTGTACAAAGGTCAAGATATTCCGAAATGGCAACCAGGTGAACCACGTCGGATTATTCTTGACCGTCATCGTCTACCTGATTTAGTAGGAGAAATTGCTGATACCACTTTAGGAATTGATTTGGATGAGCAAAAGCAACTTTACGCTAGTTTAGGAATTTCAGAATACTGGGTAATTGATGTTAAAGGAATGCGATTGTTTGCATTTGGTTTAACAGCAACAGGTATCTATCAAGCTATCGAAGTTTCTCAGGTATTGACTGGTTTACCCATCGCCCTTGTAGAACAAACACTGGAGAGATTAGCTCAAGAAACTAATACCGCAGCCGCTAATTGGTTGATGCAGCAATTACAAACAAAATAAGTGTAAAGAAAGTTAGAATAGACAATTTTTCCCTACCTATATTCACATCTTGTAGCAAGCAATTGAAGTCGCAGCCACACGGACAAAACCCTTGATTTGATCTTAGTTCGCAAAGGCGGACTTTGTTTTTGTAGCCGCGAATTCCATTTGTAGGGGCTAGGTGCAAAATATGTGTATACAGTGATAGCAAACGCATAAAATTGGGAAATTTAAGATTAATCTATTCAAATTTACGTACAAAAGTTTACATGAATTTTTTGGGCAGAGTCCCGTTAGCCTGGTTGCAGTTGACTCGTTATAAACTACGCCTAGTTGTAGCGATTTTAGGTATTGCTTTTGCAGCCATTCTGATTTTTATGCAGTTAGCCTTTTTAGATTCTCTTTATGACAGCCAAACAGCACTGCATAAACTTCTCAAAGCAGATTTGGTTTTAATCAACACTGATATGAAAACTTTGGCGAACACTGGAGATTTTTCCCGCCAATATTTATATCGCGCCCTCAATTTTCGGGAAGTTGAATCTGTAAATTATGTCTACCACGCACGAGATGATTTTCGCTATGGCAGTGTTCGTGGCGGCAAAGGCATTATTATTTTAGGGATTAACCCAGATAATGTTCCTTTTGAGATTGCAGACTTTCAGACAGTTGCTCATCTTTTAAAAGCTAGAGGTGTGGTTTTATTTGATCGCAACTCCGACTCTAAAGAATATGGCAGTATTTTCCAAGATTTGCGACCAGGAAAACCAATTGCGGCTGAAATTGCTGGTCATAAAGTTTGGATTAGTGGCTTAGTGAATTTTGCTGGTGCTTCTTTTGCTGATGATGGTAATTTGATTACCAGTAGTATGACTTTTAATTATCTATTTCCTCATCGTTCTTCTAATAATATTACCTTGGGTTTAGTGACTCTTAAACCAGGAGTAAATTCACAGGCGATCGCTCAACAAATCCGCGCTCAACTTCCCCGCAAAGTGCGGTTGATGACACGCCAAGAATTTATCGAATATGAAAAGCATTATTGGGCTACTAGTGCGCCAATTGGATTTGTCTTTACTACGGGAGTTTTTGTAGGTTTCTTAGTAGGAGTAATTATTGTCTATCAAATTCTTTATGGTGAAATTACCGACCATTTACCAGACTACGCCGTTCTCAAAGCCAGAGGCTATAAACATCGTTTCTTTTTAAATATTTTGTTTCAAGAAGCATTGATTTTGGCAGTCTTGGGTTACATTCCTGGTTTAATCATGTCTTTGGGATTATATGCCATTGTCAATGGTGCTACATCTTTACCGATGAATATGACATGGCCGCGAGCTTCGCTGGTACTGTTATTAACAATAATTATGTGCTTTACCTCTGGTTTCGTTAGTATGAATAAGCTCAGAGATTCTAATCCTGCTGACCTATTTTAAATTAGTAATTAACTGAATCATTGTGCTTAATCAAACTGTTATTTCTATTCAAAATCTCAATCACTTTTTTGGGGAAGCCACACTCAAAAAGCAGATTTTATTTGATATTAATCTCACCATTAAAGCCAAGGAATTTGTCATTTTAACTGGCCCTTCTGGGTCAGGAAAAAGCACATTGCTCAGTTTAATTGGTTGTCTGCGTTCCGTACAGCAAGGCAGTTTAAATATTTTAGGACAGGAACTCAACGGTGCAACCAAAGAGCAATTAGTCCAAATGCGCCGGAATTTTGGTTATATTACCCAATCTAGTAATTTACTCGATTTTTTAACAGTCCAGCAGAATATTCAAATGTCTTTGGAACTACAGCCGGATTTTTCTGTACAGGCGGCGCGGGCGAAAACAGTTGCTATTTTAGAATCTGTGGGATTAAGAGAAAAAATCGATGTTTATCCTAAAAATCTGTCTGGGGGACAAAAACAACGGGTAGCGATCGCTTGTGCTTTGGTAACTCAACCCAAGTTGGTACTCGCTGATGAACCAACAGCAGCACTGGATAAATCATCAGGACGTAATGTCGTCGCTTTAATGCACCGTTTAGCCAAAGAACACAACAGTGCTGTTCTCATGGTGACTCATGATCACCGCATCTTGGATTTGGCGGATCGGATTGTGCATGTGGAAGATGGCAAACTCGGTTTAGCTTTAAACCAAGAACTGTCTTTGATGTTACCGGGTTTTGATGAAGCCTTACTAGAAAAAGCCAACACTAAACCAACTGTGTTGACTTACGCATCAGAGGAAATCATTGTTCGCCAGGGAGAACCAGCCACGAAATTTTATATTCTGCTGGAAGGAGATGTAGAAGTTTTCCAAGATTTTCCGGATCAGCCAACTCGCCTATTAAATCGGCTGAGTCGCGGAGATTATTTTGGGGAAGTTGGTTTGCTACGGGGTGGAAAACGTACAGCAACAGTTCGTGTCACCAAAAACTCAGAAGTGAAAGTAATGGTGATTGAAGAAGAATTATTTCAGTTGTTCGTGAATAACTCAGAATTGACTAGTAATGATGTCGTGCGTCGTTTGCATCAACGGGTAATGACAAGTCATCTATCCAAAGCCTTACCCAATGTTGATCCATCGGAAATTGTGGCGATCGCTTCTCAATCTAAGGGAAGTCAATACAAAGCTAATTCTATTATTGTTCAACAAGGGGAATTTGGCGATCGCGTTTACTTGATATTAGAGGGAGAAGTGGAAATATCCGTGATTGATCAAGGGGAATCCAGAACAATTCAACTCAAATCGGGTGAACATTTTGGTAATGTACAATTTTTCGATGGTCAAAATTATCCTGTTAACTTGCGAGCCATAGCTTGTACTGACGTTGAATTAATGGCAATTAATCGAGACAGTTTTTGTAGTCTGATTTTAAAATCCAATACAAATTCCGATATCGTAGCTTCTGTACTCCACCATCAATTTCTCAACTTGTGATTTCAATTAATCTGAATTGATGCTCTAACTTGTAACTTATTCAATGTTCTCACCCTTTCACTGTCATCGGGATGAAGGCGAATTTTCACTTTGACGATTCTGACATCGGCTTTGGCAGTAGGATCATCATTAATGATTCCTGGCTGTTCAATTTGCAATCCAATGTGATCTACCTCTCCTTTAATTTCTCCAGTAAATCCACCGTATTCACTGACAATTGTTGCTTCCTGACCGATTTTTACATAATGAATATCACTTTCGTAAACTTCAGCAATCACATACATTTGTTGTGTTTGTCCAATATCGACAATCCCTTTACTACCTACAACTTCACCGACTCTGGTGTTAATATTTAAAATTTGACCAGCTATGGGTGCTTTCACATAAAGAGATTCCAAGTCAACTTTTGCTTTTTCTAATTGAGATAAAGACTCATTCAATTCTGCTTTGGCGACTGAAATATCTGTTGGTTTAACATGATCTAAACTATCTAGTGTTGCTTCCGCAGCTTTTACACGTTCCTTACCTGTACTAACTTGTTTGCGGAGAGTAGCTTTGGCTTCTTGCAATTTTTGTTTCTCAATCTCAACTTGTAAACGTCTCTTTTCTGTTTCAGCTACAGAAACCGCTCCTTTATCTAACAGATCCTTGTAGCGTTCATAGTCATCTTTGGTTTTGCGTAATTCAATTTCTTGACTAGCAATCACAGATTGTTGCACTTTGATATTTTCAGTTAATTCTGCTTGTGTTTCTGCAACTTTCATCCGTTGGGCTTCAATTTGTCCAGACTCCTCACCAGCTTGCACTTGCGCTAAACGCGATCGCGCCACATACACTTTTGCTCTGGCGTTTTCTACACTTGCTTGATATTGATTCAAATTATCCATGACTGCAATAATTTGGTCTGCACTCACTTGTTCACCTTCTTTTACCAACAGTTTCGCCAAACGTTGATTTGCGCCTGTCGCAGACAGATGAATAATGTCTCCTTGTGGTTCTAATATTCCTAAAGCTGCTACACGAACTATAGATTGTTGACTACTTGATGTTTCTTGTAATTTATTCTGATTTGTATTCCTTGATTGCCTATGTATAATCACAACAGCAAGAATACTAATCGCAGTAATGATAGACAAACCTATTGTAATTATTTGTAGCTTCGATATTGATTTATTTTGATTAAATTCCATTTTAACCATTGTTTTTTTAGGGAAATATTCTGTTATGAAATATCATGATTACAAACAAAATGATAAAATTATATTCCTTTTAAGGAGCATGAAATATAGCAGTATTGTTTAGTATATGAACAACACAGACAAAGGATATCAGACGTACAGGAAAGACAAAGGAGAGATATTTGGAAATCATTGAGGATTGCTGTAGATGTATAATTAATATGTTTACCCAGGTATTTCCCAGCTAAAAATATTACTTTGTAGGTTTGTAATTCTAGACATCAGGTTGACCGATTCTTATTTTCAGTTTTCCCTTAACAATGGCTTCTCTAACAATTATCTGGTAAAAGAATTTTGGCACGAGTTTAGTGGGGTAGTAGGTGTGTTGAGGCTAGGCTTTGGATTAGGGTTAGTTGGTGGGTATCAATAGGAGAGACTATGAAGCGTCGTTATCAAGTCATCATTGCAACTACTACTGGAACATTAGCCGCGATCGCTTTTGGCTATTTCGGAGTGCAAGCACTCGGCAAAGATACGATGTACAGCATCAGTGCGGGAATGTTTGGACTGGGGACGGGAGCTTCTGTGAGTCAAGTGGTAAGCAATAGAAAGCAGCGACGGACAGTAAGAACCTAATTAGAAAGTCAATAGCCAACAAAAATACCCCCTGGTTGATCAAACAGAGGGTGAAAAAATTTTGGATTTTATATTCAAATTCTAGGACAAGGCTTTTGCTAACGCTTCTCCAAGTTGTTTGAGGGCTTTTTCTTTGGCAAAATCTGCGGCGGAACGTGCTGATTCTGCAAGGATGGTATCTGTATTGGGAGTTAACTTTAATGCTCCACCAAGATACCCAAGAGCCTTGACGTAGTAATCAGACAGATTGGTAGAAGCTAAACGTTTAACAGTTTGGTGATCTCCATTTTGGAAAGCGGCTAAAGCTTGGCGATGTAATTCGGTTTCAGGAGTTCCTAAGACCTCCAGGATAGCGTTAATGGCTTGGTTGACTTTTTCTAAGGTGAGTTCCGATGACACGGCTTGCATTATTGTGATTTTTTTAACTACAGATTTATCTTAAATATGATCCGGTACTCAAAAATAAATTCAGTAGTTGCAATTTATCCCAAGCCAATTAAACAACCACAGTTTAATCACTCCATCTTTTTACTCCAGGTATTTCTAATACCAAATCCGCACCGTAAACGTTAGCTGGGGTTTGAAATCCTGGCGTGACTTCACCTTGAATGATGTGTTTAATCACTACTACAGCAGCTAAAGCCGTAAAATCGTAGGCTTCGGGGCCGATGAGTTTCGCTGTAACTTGACGACCAGATTCATCTTTTGCAATACCAACAACTCCAACTTTACCTTGAGCGCGTTCTGCCGCACTTGGCCCTTGTGGTAGTTGTTTAATTAAATTAGCTAAGGCGCTTTGAAAAAGAGATGAGTTAAATAACCAGCCTAAATACTGACTACTTTCCATCAGAAAGCTCACCGGGTTGGGAAAGACTGTGTAAGTTTCGATATTAGGAATATTTGTACTGTGGAATGCGGTAACAAGATCAGCACGCCAAGGGTTAGTTACGGCGGTGACTAAACCCGCACCAAAATCAACTTGAAGTTTTTGTTCTGCTGGTCGAGATGAAATTAGTTTACCTGCTTTGCGGACGACACCCATTTCATGTAAACTCGGCAAAACAGTATTAGCAGTTCCTTGAGAGACACCACCTTCAGTTTCATAGATTAAGGTGAGACTGTTGGCGGTTGGTAACTGAGATTTGAGGTAAACTGCAAGACAATCCGTCGGGACTACACCAAATCCAACACCAGGAAGCAGCATAATTCCTGCATTTTTTGCTTCGTCATTTCGTGCTGCTAAAGCCTGAAATTCGGGAACTTCGCCAGCAATATCTAAATAATGGGTGTGAGTTTGCAAGCAGACATCAACCAATGATTTGGCAGTTTTCGCAAAAGGCCCGGCACAATTGAGAACAACTGTAACATCTTGCAGAGATTGTGCGATCGCCTGCGCGTCATCCAAACTAAACACCCGAAAATCAAAGTTTAATTTCTCAGAAACTGATACCAATGCACCTTGATTTCTTCCAGCCAAAATTAACTCTACACCATGAATTTTTGCAGTTTCCGCTATTAGTTTCCCTGCATAGCCAGTTGCACCGTACAATAACACTTTTGCCGTCATAATTTTTACCAAATTAAATATTCATTACTCCCCCTTAGCCATAATTCATAAACATTCAAATCCCCCCTTTTTTAGGGGGGTTAGGGGGGATCTAAACTTAATTGGACTTAATTATTAACAACCTGTTGCCATAACTTAACTTCCGGTGGCTCTACCAAAAACTCCTCTGCTTTAGCCCCCAGCGCCCGAATATAAGGCTGTTGTAAATGTTGATCCAAAATTGCTTGATTAGCCCAATTTTCATGTAGTAAAAATACAGAAGGGTCTTCTATAGATTGATGTAAATCATAATTAATACATCCATCTTCCGCACGGGTGAGCGCAATTACAGGTTCAAATTCTTCTCTAAACCTATCTTCTAAACCCTGTTTGACTTTTAACCGAGCTGTGACTGTGACTTGTTGACTTGGCATGATAGATTCTCCTGTTTAATTAGACAAAAATAGGGAGTTAGAATAATAAAATTTTCACTACTCCCTACTCTCCACTCCCTTTTTAAGTATTGATACTGTTAATAATTTGGGAAGGTTTGAGGAAATTATACGGTATAGGACGAGTTTGATTTCTAATATCAATTTTTCGTTCTATATCATGTAAATTCTGTTGGAACTGCACAACTAATTCCTGTGCTAATGGGTCGGCAAATTCCTCATCATAATAACCTAATTTATCGTAATGGTAAGATGTTAAAATATGCGTCCACATTACTTGGTCAGCAGCTTGCTTAAATGGTGGCAATATCTTCATGATAGTTTGCATATCCACACCTTTACTTTCAGGAGTGGGATGATAAGCTGCATAAGGCATATTTGGTACGAAAGCCATGTATTCGTACTGGGAAAAATTTAAAGCAGAATGGAAAGGAGCGCAGGTAAAAACTACAACCGTAATAATTTGAATTAATTGGTCGATAGTTTCAATTTTGTCCGGCATTCCTTTAACCCGTCCACCATCTTGAGCAACTAATTCTCTTGCCCAATTTTGCAATTCATAATCTTCGCTTAAGTCTTGGGAAGTTTTGTAATAAAGTTGCAAATAATCTGTGACAAATTTATGAATGGCATTCCAAATCAACATCCCATCATCCCGGAACGGAAAATGTGGTAATACATCTGGGTCATCCATGTTTTGACTTTTCATTAATGTCGGGAAGACAAATTTATCAACACTCCATTCTTGGTAAGTTTTGACGACAAAAGTTAATGATTCTTCTAAAGAACCAGCCATAAATTCATCGACTGGGCCACCTGGCTGTAAGAAATGAGTGCGTCCCAAATCGTTATCAAATAACATGAACCGGAAATGTGGTTTTAGTAGTAAAGCAATGGGATGATTTGCGGCTAATTGGCGTGCTGTGGCAATACAAAAAGGAGCCATAACAGCATGAGTATAGGCAAAATGACTACCTAATTCTTGATGGTTGCCGTCAGCAATCTGTACAGAAGTTTTTGCTAAAAACCAATCTAGATAAGGGTCATCGGGAGTGTAAATCAATCCATCTGTCCCAGCATCATTATTTAATTTAATCGCCACTGGATGGAGCGAACCACCATTTGCTACACCATTGCTCTGCCAGTAAAATAAAGCTTGAGGCTTAGGTAAATACTTTCTCACATTTTGAGAAGTTCCACCTTTAATATCAAAAAGTGCAGGATAATCTAATAGATAAAGTTTACCTTCTTTGAGAGCCGCTTCCAAGTTACTTTCTGTCCCGACAGATTTTTGAAAATGGGCATTTGTGATGCCTAGATTTGCTGGTAAACTATCAATTCTCCGAATTGCTAAAGGGTTAGCACCTGATAATCTTTGCTCGGCAAAACATGAATCGGTCTTATAATTGTTCATCACTGCTGGTTTAGGTAGCAGTGTCAACAGTTCTTCGTATTCTTCTAATTCATCTAAAGGATCAAGAAAAT encodes the following:
- a CDS encoding lipoxygenase family protein, which produces MKPYLPQVDPNPNIRKDELVKNREDYKFNHDYLAPIPVIDKVPHQELFSAEYTAKRLASMANLAPNMLAAKARNFLDPLDELEEYEELLTLLPKPAVMNNYKTDSCFAEQRLSGANPLAIRRIDSLPANLGITNAHFQKSVGTESNLEAALKEGKLYLLDYPALFDIKGGTSQNVRKYLPKPQALFYWQSNGVANGGSLHPVAIKLNNDAGTDGLIYTPDDPYLDWFLAKTSVQIADGNHQELGSHFAYTHAVMAPFCIATARQLAANHPIALLLKPHFRFMLFDNDLGRTHFLQPGGPVDEFMAGSLEESLTFVVKTYQEWSVDKFVFPTLMKSQNMDDPDVLPHFPFRDDGMLIWNAIHKFVTDYLQLYYKTSQDLSEDYELQNWARELVAQDGGRVKGMPDKIETIDQLIQIITVVVFTCAPFHSALNFSQYEYMAFVPNMPYAAYHPTPESKGVDMQTIMKILPPFKQAADQVMWTHILTSYHYDKLGYYDEEFADPLAQELVVQFQQNLHDIERKIDIRNQTRPIPYNFLKPSQIINSINT
- a CDS encoding efflux RND transporter periplasmic adaptor subunit encodes the protein MVKMEFNQNKSISKLQIITIGLSIITAISILAVVIIHRQSRNTNQNKLQETSSSQQSIVRVAALGILEPQGDIIHLSATGANQRLAKLLVKEGEQVSADQIIAVMDNLNQYQASVENARAKVYVARSRLAQVQAGEESGQIEAQRMKVAETQAELTENIKVQQSVIASQEIELRKTKDDYERYKDLLDKGAVSVAETEKRRLQVEIEKQKLQEAKATLRKQVSTGKERVKAAEATLDSLDHVKPTDISVAKAELNESLSQLEKAKVDLESLYVKAPIAGQILNINTRVGEVVGSKGIVDIGQTQQMYVIAEVYESDIHYVKIGQEATIVSEYGGFTGEIKGEVDHIGLQIEQPGIINDDPTAKADVRIVKVKIRLHPDDSERVRTLNKLQVRASIQIN
- a CDS encoding Uma2 family endonuclease — protein: MTISLEQFNQSSLVFQQYDATWQDYEAVRDNPDIDWRKIAFHQGWLWVDMGTEGLGHSSFSDLMTAVFFVWAFLHPEMVLQSYGRCLIEKPETHACAPDLVLYKGQDIPKWQPGEPRRIILDRHRLPDLVGEIADTTLGIDLDEQKQLYASLGISEYWVIDVKGMRLFAFGLTATGIYQAIEVSQVLTGLPIALVEQTLERLAQETNTAAANWLMQQLQTK
- a CDS encoding putative quinol monooxygenase, which codes for MPSQQVTVTARLKVKQGLEDRFREEFEPVIALTRAEDGCINYDLHQSIEDPSVFLLHENWANQAILDQHLQQPYIRALGAKAEEFLVEPPEVKLWQQVVNN
- a CDS encoding saccharopine dehydrogenase family protein, with protein sequence MTAKVLLYGATGYAGKLIAETAKIHGVELILAGRNQGALVSVSEKLNFDFRVFSLDDAQAIAQSLQDVTVVLNCAGPFAKTAKSLVDVCLQTHTHYLDIAGEVPEFQALAARNDEAKNAGIMLLPGVGFGVVPTDCLAVYLKSQLPTANSLTLIYETEGGVSQGTANTVLPSLHEMGVVRKAGKLISSRPAEQKLQVDFGAGLVTAVTNPWRADLVTAFHSTNIPNIETYTVFPNPVSFLMESSQYLGWLFNSSLFQSALANLIKQLPQGPSAAERAQGKVGVVGIAKDESGRQVTAKLIGPEAYDFTALAAVVVIKHIIQGEVTPGFQTPANVYGADLVLEIPGVKRWSD
- the devC gene encoding ABC transporter permease DevC, which translates into the protein MNFLGRVPLAWLQLTRYKLRLVVAILGIAFAAILIFMQLAFLDSLYDSQTALHKLLKADLVLINTDMKTLANTGDFSRQYLYRALNFREVESVNYVYHARDDFRYGSVRGGKGIIILGINPDNVPFEIADFQTVAHLLKARGVVLFDRNSDSKEYGSIFQDLRPGKPIAAEIAGHKVWISGLVNFAGASFADDGNLITSSMTFNYLFPHRSSNNITLGLVTLKPGVNSQAIAQQIRAQLPRKVRLMTRQEFIEYEKHYWATSAPIGFVFTTGVFVGFLVGVIIVYQILYGEITDHLPDYAVLKARGYKHRFFLNILFQEALILAVLGYIPGLIMSLGLYAIVNGATSLPMNMTWPRASLVLLLTIIMCFTSGFVSMNKLRDSNPADLF
- a CDS encoding dCTP deaminase domain-containing protein — encoded protein: MSILTDTDLKKILCYDEAQWNDTKTLLIQDGSDDCITPMGYDLRVGGFYKTFIAKPNLDVLSEGKSIAIKPGDIALIGTYEKLRMPKDGSISALILSRVSQVSRGLSNISTKVDPGWAEGELLIPIQIIFSRDVIKLNYTRFCTIVFF
- a CDS encoding cyclic nucleotide-binding domain-containing protein, producing the protein MLPGFDEALLEKANTKPTVLTYASEEIIVRQGEPATKFYILLEGDVEVFQDFPDQPTRLLNRLSRGDYFGEVGLLRGGKRTATVRVTKNSEVKVMVIEEELFQLFVNNSELTSNDVVRRLHQRVMTSHLSKALPNVDPSEIVAIASQSKGSQYKANSIIVQQGEFGDRVYLILEGEVEISVIDQGESRTIQLKSGEHFGNVQFFDGQNYPVNLRAIACTDVELMAINRDSFCSLILKSNTNSDIVASVLHHQFLNL